A genomic stretch from Spiroplasma endosymbiont of Clivina fossor includes:
- a CDS encoding DegV family protein, giving the protein MSNTNKKIAIIVDSSSNLDLTMLKEKNINIIPLLISFEDGTEIEDTTSDIKKSNFYARVKNGEYTKTSQSSPGQLMSLWRKLLAEGNDEIIFIPIAKGLSGQYQNAYMLSQENEFKNRVHIIDTNGAATFNSTLAIKATEIVANGGNINDINKMVTLVKKNSLIYIIPEDISRLSKGGRAKSVVASLISLIRVKVIIKFGEISEKSGIARTLNNAIESVITKIKEFIKNENYILEILTSQCDKKIITIINKIITTHPELKIKKAFLPNCFVSHAGVNSVGIIVVKQ; this is encoded by the coding sequence ATGTCCAACACAAATAAAAAAATTGCTATTATTGTTGATTCATCTAGCAACCTTGACCTTACAATGCTAAAAGAAAAAAATATTAATATCATTCCTTTATTAATAAGTTTTGAAGATGGAACTGAAATTGAAGATACCACTAGTGATATTAAAAAATCTAATTTTTATGCTCGTGTTAAAAATGGTGAATATACTAAAACTAGTCAATCATCACCAGGACAACTAATGAGCTTATGGCGAAAACTATTAGCTGAAGGAAATGATGAAATTATCTTTATTCCGATTGCTAAAGGATTATCTGGTCAATACCAAAATGCCTATATGTTATCACAAGAAAATGAATTTAAAAACCGCGTTCATATTATTGATACTAACGGCGCTGCTACATTTAATAGTACATTAGCAATTAAAGCTACTGAAATTGTAGCTAATGGTGGCAACATTAATGATATTAATAAAATGGTAACCCTAGTAAAAAAAAATAGTTTAATTTACATTATCCCTGAAGATATCTCGCGACTTTCTAAAGGTGGTCGTGCCAAATCTGTTGTTGCTTCCCTAATAAGTTTAATCCGCGTTAAAGTCATTATTAAATTTGGCGAAATATCAGAAAAAAGTGGAATTGCTAGAACCTTAAACAACGCTATTGAAAGCGTAATCACAAAAATTAAAGAATTTATTAAAAATGAAAATTATATCTTAGAAATTCTCACATCACAATGTGATAAAAAAATCATCACAATTATTAACAAGATTATAACCACCCACCCTGAACTTAAAATCAAAAAAGCATTTCTCCCTAACTGCTTTGTCAGTCATGCTGGTGTTAACTCCGTAGGAATTATTGTTGTTAAACAATAG
- a CDS encoding DegV family protein yields MKQYIILVDSATGYDEDQAKEHNLAFVPLMINVNNKTIADNNKEITIDKFYKILETEPIKTSQTPPGILKEKWDELLQEYEQILFFPISSHLSGQYQSAILLAKDNAYKNKVYIIDSEAVGDINKEMINRTKLFLQERPINELQGFIDEQKTKYCAFILPYQLDTLVRGGRISSAAATLANLLKIKPILEFNGFIDKFDKTRTFKKAIKEVLKEIKKRYDSAGELTIMHSLCDMELKEEVIKIITKEKFTIKHMSLISNVIAAHTGYNTFVLVYWIK; encoded by the coding sequence ATGAAGCAATACATTATCTTAGTAGACTCAGCAACTGGTTATGATGAAGACCAAGCAAAAGAACATAATCTGGCATTTGTCCCTTTAATGATAAATGTTAACAATAAAACTATTGCTGACAATAATAAAGAAATTACTATTGATAAATTTTATAAAATTTTGGAAACTGAACCAATTAAAACTAGTCAAACGCCACCAGGAATTTTAAAAGAAAAATGAGATGAACTACTACAAGAATATGAGCAAATTCTTTTCTTTCCGATTTCTTCCCATCTATCAGGACAATATCAAAGTGCAATATTACTAGCTAAAGATAATGCTTATAAAAACAAAGTCTATATAATTGATAGCGAAGCAGTTGGCGATATTAATAAGGAAATGATTAACCGCACAAAACTATTTTTACAAGAACGACCTATTAATGAATTACAAGGTTTTATTGATGAACAGAAAACAAAATATTGTGCCTTCATTCTTCCATATCAATTAGATACATTGGTTCGTGGTGGCAGAATTAGCAGTGCTGCTGCTACCCTAGCTAATTTATTGAAAATTAAACCAATACTAGAATTTAATGGTTTTATTGATAAATTTGATAAAACCAGAACATTTAAAAAAGCAATTAAAGAAGTTTTAAAAGAAATCAAAAAGCGCTATGACAGTGCTGGCGAATTAACAATTATGCATTCATTATGTGATATGGAATTAAAAGAAGAAGTAATTAAAATCATTACTAAAGAAAAATTTACAATTAAGCATATGAGTTTAATATCTAATGTTATTGCTGCTCACACTGGATATAATACATTTGTACTTGTATATTGAATAAAGTAA
- a CDS encoding MurR/RpiR family transcriptional regulator, which translates to MEDFDFIKKLNHIKFNEDNVINASIATFILNNLEQIDEWTSTSVANACFTSSSSIIRFCQKLNLSGWTELKYQLKVVNQRIRNSGRQVNTNLQLKNNVTYFFNEYMKVREEDNNRLYLDFINKDTDLIAKKIIDAKIIFIFGFGISYYSAISFTQRLRWVNKNVICEYDINVIYSYLPLVTDDDVVICISLSGTNSLIGEIIEEVKDKAYSIGIFAKETKLVKSFKSYFLIKSEEEQLWSVFSIRLQLLMQLLDFLYAKIINFKL; encoded by the coding sequence TTGGAAGATTTTGATTTTATTAAGAAATTAAATCATATAAAATTTAATGAAGACAATGTTATTAATGCCAGCATTGCCACATTTATTTTAAATAACTTAGAACAAATTGATGAATGAACATCAACAAGTGTTGCTAATGCTTGTTTTACTTCTTCTAGTTCAATAATTCGCTTTTGTCAAAAATTAAATCTAAGTGGTTGAACTGAATTAAAGTATCAATTAAAAGTTGTTAATCAAAGAATTAGAAATTCAGGACGACAAGTTAATACTAATTTGCAATTGAAAAATAATGTTACCTATTTTTTTAATGAATATATGAAAGTAAGAGAGGAGGATAATAATCGATTATATTTAGATTTTATTAATAAAGATACTGATTTAATTGCTAAAAAAATTATTGATGCCAAAATAATCTTTATTTTTGGTTTTGGAATTTCATATTATTCCGCTATTTCTTTTACACAAAGATTAAGATGAGTAAATAAAAATGTTATTTGTGAGTATGATATTAATGTTATTTATTCATACTTGCCATTAGTTACTGATGATGATGTTGTTATTTGCATATCATTAAGTGGTACAAATAGTTTAATTGGTGAAATAATTGAAGAAGTAAAAGATAAAGCTTATTCAATTGGTATTTTTGCTAAAGAAACAAAATTAGTTAAAAGTTTTAAATCCTATTTTTTAATTAAATCTGAAGAAGAACAATTATGAAGTGTTTTTTCAATTAGATTGCAATTATTAATGCAATTATTAGATTTCTTGTATGCAAAAATAATTAATTTTAAGTTATAA
- the tyrS gene encoding tyrosine--tRNA ligase produces the protein MIGDPSFKVEERKLLDAKTVKLNSDALALQLDKLLDHNIKVLNNDDWISKLNLIDYLRDLGKEFTINYMLDKESIKTRLATGISYTEFSYMLLQAYDFWYLYKNYQCLVQIGGSDQWGNITAGIELIRKKEQDNHLASGGLTIELLTQRMVLSLVKRSKEQFG, from the coding sequence ATGATTGGTGATCCGAGTTTTAAAGTTGAAGAAAGAAAATTATTAGATGCTAAAACAGTAAAATTAAATAGTGATGCGCTTGCTTTACAATTAGATAAATTATTAGATCATAATATTAAAGTTTTAAATAATGATGATTGAATATCAAAATTAAATTTAATTGATTATTTAAGAGATTTGGGGAAAGAGTTTACGATTAATTATATGCTTGATAAGGAATCAATTAAAACAAGACTTGCAACAGGAATTTCTTATACTGAATTTTCTTATATGCTTTTACAAGCATATGATTTTTGGTATTTATATAAGAATTATCAATGTTTAGTTCAAATTGGTGGTAGTGACCAATGAGGGAATATTACTGCTGGAATTGAATTGATTCGTAAAAAAGAACAAGATAATCATTTAGCAAGTGGTGGGTTAACGATTGAATTATTAACGCAAAGAATGGTGTTAAGTTTGGTAAAACGGAGCAAGGAACAATTTGGTTAG
- a CDS encoding PTS transporter subunit EIIC yields MALLLGAASVSFLTGVTEPLEFSFIYAAPVLFFVHIVLSGIISAITVGLGIRIGFGFSAGFIDYVLSFYQSMKIAKITWESGFAQVLANPAWILPIGILSGGVYYFSFSYLIKKFNYQTLGREQTISETNNFDNSLPLVSYQLLATKILDILGKDNIISVGNCVTRVRIVIENVDDWKIKQLDKIKFKIRGIANNKLNSKMVSDKDLQLIVSNDAQFIVDELEKLLQASKELLATNF; encoded by the coding sequence ATGGCATTATTACTTGGAGCTGCGTCCGTTTCATTTTTAACTGGGGTTACTGAACCATTAGAATTTAGTTTTATTTATGCAGCTCCAGTATTATTTTTTGTTCATATTGTCTTATCAGGAATTATTTCTGCAATTACTGTTGGTTTAGGAATTCGGATTGGCTTTGGGTTTTCTGCTGGTTTTATTGATTATGTTTTAAGTTTTTATCAATCAATGAAAATTGCTAAAATAACTTGGGAGTCAGGTTTTGCCCAAGTGCTGGCAAATCCGGCTTGAATATTACCAATTGGTATTCTAAGCGGGGGAGTTTATTACTTTTCTTTTAGTTATTTGATTAAGAAGTTTAATTATCAGACATTAGGTCGTGAGCAAACTATTAGTGAAACAAATAATTTTGATAACAGTTTACCACTGGTTTCTTATCAACTATTAGCGACAAAAATTTTGGATATTTTAGGTAAAGATAATATTATTAGTGTTGGTAATTGTGTCACAAGGGTGAGAATTGTTATTGAAAATGTTGATGATTGAAAGATTAAACAATTAGATAAAATCAAATTTAAAATAAGAGGGATTGCTAATAATAAACTTAATTCGAAAATGGTTTCAGACAAAGATTTGCAACTCATTGTTAGCAATGATGCCCAATTTATTGTTGATGAATTAGAAAAATTGCTTCAAGCATCAAAAGAGTTGTTGGCAACTAATTTTTAA
- a CDS encoding PTS transporter subunit EIIC gives MTILPKIVYSTILLDVNLENKSKLLYQLKGNEVIYSIDMGILSGIIAGILAATCYNRFQSIKLPTALSFFSGRRFVPLVVILVSLPVAILVAIIWPWLQLGLLSFGQTIIPKKVDNSTRHIQWGVASVYTMFNRTLNASGLMRVFNIYFFFFWQHPFVTSENGTVINGDIPAFLSNDLVVDAGLFQSGFFPIMMFGLPAPLPWRSLNVLILTKEKKLWHYYLELRPFHF, from the coding sequence ATGACGATATTACCAAAAATTGTTTATTCAACAATTTTATTAGATGTTAACTTAGAAAATAAATCAAAACTTTTATATCAACTTAAAGGAAATGAAGTTATTTATTCTATTGATATGGGGATTTTGAGTGGCATTATTGCTGGTATATTAGCAGCTACTTGTTATAATCGTTTTCAATCCATTAAGTTGCCAACTGCTTTGTCATTTTTTTCGGGAAGAAGATTTGTGCCATTAGTTGTTATTTTAGTTTCTTTACCAGTTGCTATTTTAGTGGCAATAATTTGACCTTGACTTCAGTTAGGACTTTTAAGTTTTGGACAAACTATTATTCCTAAAAAAGTTGACAATTCAACGCGTCATATTCAATGAGGGGTTGCTAGCGTTTATACAATGTTTAATAGAACATTAAATGCTAGTGGTTTAATGCGTGTTTTTAATATTTATTTTTTTTTTTTTTGACAACACCCTTTTGTTACTTCAGAGAATGGAACAGTTATTAATGGTGATATTCCTGCATTTCTTAGTAATGATTTAGTTGTTGATGCCGGATTATTTCAAAGTGGGTTTTTCCCCATTATGATGTTTGGATTACCTGCCCCGCTGCCTTGGCGATCATTAAATGTGCTCATCCTGACCAAAGAAAAAAAGTTATGGCATTATTACTTGGAGCTGCGTCCGTTTCATTTTTAA
- a CDS encoding IS1595 family transposase, with protein MLGQSSRIIASFINTSTLSAWFNRQKLMKSKQLAKTQKSFKKLSGIIEIDETFIKEIHKGNFKSKDDPRKLYIEPNAKNTKCCIQVAIDENLNIYAQVTNTKRLKRKWVEDNLTNKLIKENSLLKTDMHPLYDLVAIQTKCKLKQVKHNASKKASYYNLKNVSKVQSSIKEFLTHYHGIGFTNIQDYLNLWKWKYQHYGLNPYQ; from the coding sequence ATGTTAGGACAATCTTCAAGAATAATTGCTAGTTTTATCAACACTTCAACACTTTCAGCATGATTTAATCGTCAAAAATTAATGAAATCAAAACAATTAGCAAAAACTCAAAAATCTTTTAAGAAACTTAGTGGCATCATTGAAATTGATGAAACTTTTATTAAAGAAATTCATAAAGGAAATTTTAAATCCAAAGATGACCCAAGAAAACTCTATATTGAACCTAATGCTAAAAATACAAAATGTTGTATTCAAGTAGCTATTGATGAAAACCTTAATATTTATGCACAAGTTACCAATACTAAAAGACTAAAACGAAAATGGGTTGAAGATAATTTAACTAACAAACTTATTAAAGAAAATTCGCTTTTAAAAACAGATATGCACCCCTTGTATGATTTAGTTGCAATACAAACTAAATGTAAGTTAAAACAAGTTAAACATAATGCTTCTAAAAAAGCTAGTTATTATAATTTAAAAAATGTTAGCAAAGTTCAATCCAGTATAAAAGAATTTCTCACTCATTATCATGGCATTGGGTTTACTAACATTCAAGATTATCTCAACTTATGAAAATGAAAATATCAACATTATGGTTTAAATCCTTATCAATAA
- a CDS encoding nicotinate phosphoribosyltransferase translates to MTKFKFDVRIKEGYYSAIYFLKTQKILKKYFPNNIVTMQFFQRQDNVMLCGIDEVVALLKEFVTPLEKISVYALNDGDIIKANIPVLKITGPYHLFGYLEGIIDGILARRSSVATNCNEILKVSNDKPIIFMFDRNDDYLNQQGDGYAAYIAGIKSQVTRAQTEWWNNQEILVGTMPHALIHGFNGDIIKSLEAYSELFPNDKLVALVDFDNDVINTSLKVCRHFQNRLSAVRVDTSISLVDKYFTVKENQEKYYNENIMGINPILIKALRKAMDDEGFNNVKIIVSSGFDKAKISWFVSDNTPVDFYGVGATIGKFGIHFTGDLVQLNNKNFAKVGRENIENDKLVQKI, encoded by the coding sequence ATGACAAAATTTAAATTTGATGTTCGTATTAAAGAAGGCTATTATAGTGCGATTTATTTTTTAAAAACCCAAAAAATTCTTAAAAAGTATTTTCCTAATAATATTGTTACGATGCAATTTTTTCAAAGACAAGATAATGTTATGCTTTGTGGTATTGATGAAGTTGTGGCCTTATTGAAAGAATTTGTAACACCATTAGAAAAAATATCTGTTTATGCTTTAAATGATGGTGATATTATTAAAGCTAATATTCCGGTTTTAAAAATAACCGGTCCTTATCATTTATTTGGTTATTTAGAAGGAATTATTGATGGCATTTTAGCAAGAAGAAGTAGTGTTGCTACTAATTGTAATGAGATTTTAAAAGTTAGTAATGATAAACCAATCATCTTTATGTTTGATCGTAATGATGACTATCTTAATCAACAAGGTGATGGTTATGCTGCATATATTGCTGGTATTAAATCACAAGTTACGAGAGCACAAACTGAATGATGAAATAATCAAGAAATATTGGTTGGGACAATGCCACACGCTTTAATTCATGGTTTTAATGGTGATATTATTAAATCTTTAGAAGCTTATAGTGAATTATTTCCTAATGATAAGTTAGTAGCATTAGTTGATTTTGATAATGATGTTATTAATACTAGTTTAAAAGTATGTCGTCATTTTCAAAATCGTCTTAGTGCTGTTCGCGTTGATACTAGCATTAGTTTAGTTGATAAATATTTTACTGTTAAAGAAAATCAAGAGAAATATTATAATGAAAATATTATGGGTATAAATCCAATTTTAATTAAGGCTTTAAGAAAAGCAATGGATGATGAAGGTTTTAATAATGTAAAAATTATTGTTAGTTCTGGATTTGATAAAGCGAAGATTAGTTGATTTGTTAGTGATAATACCCCCGTAGATTTTTATGGTGTGGGAGCGACTATTGGTAAGTTTGGTATTCATTTTACTGGTGATTTAGTGCAATTAAATAATAAAAATTTTGCTAAAGTTGGTCGTGAAAATATTGAAAATGATAAGTTAGTACAAAAAATCTAA
- a CDS encoding PTS transporter subunit EIIC, which produces MFPIAILPIAAILSRVGGLMMTKDFGITENSVIWYIGSVLQVIGGSAFDNLSVLFAIGVAFGFTKDNRGEAALIGFLLIQY; this is translated from the coding sequence ATGTTTCCGATTGCTATTTTACCTATCGCAGCGATATTGAGTCGTGTGGGTGGATTAATGATGACTAAAGATTTTGGAATTACTGAGAATAGTGTTATTTGATATATTGGTTCAGTATTGCAGGTTATTGGTGGCAGTGCTTTTGATAATCTTTCTGTTCTTTTTGCTATTGGCGTGGCTTTTGGTTTTACTAAAGATAATCGTGGTGAAGCAGCTCTTATTGGTTTTTTGCTTATACAATATTAA
- a CDS encoding transposase: MTDDQFLEFYEKVKQQAELIKKQKRLNEIDQKFRAHGIKCPKCESYHCVKNGHNSEGKQKYLCKNCRASFDAFRNHFIYWSHLNYEQWNLLIQISLLGQSSKTISRFIKTTLKTAWYNRQKLMKSKQLENTQLKFKKLSGKIQIDETFIKEIHKGNFKYKTDPRRIHLDPFATNTKCCIQMAIDNNNNIYVKSTNTKRLQKQWVIENMNKELINENSIITSDMQKLYFLVAKQTNSTLCVTKTTINPEASYRNLNKISKLQSSLKEALIHYHGLGFTNIQNYLNLWKWKYQHKGLTPNQQTAVLYFNV; encoded by the coding sequence TTAACAGATGATCAATTTTTAGAATTTTATGAAAAAGTCAAACAACAAGCAGAATTAATAAAAAAACAAAAACGTTTAAATGAAATTGATCAAAAATTTAGAGCGCACGGTATTAAATGCCCTAAATGTGAATCTTACCATTGCGTTAAAAATGGACATAATTCAGAAGGAAAACAAAAATATTTATGTAAAAATTGCCGTGCAAGTTTTGACGCTTTTCGTAATCATTTTATTTATTGAAGTCATTTAAATTATGAGCAATGAAATTTATTGATTCAAATTTCATTGCTGGGGCAATCTAGTAAAACAATTTCTCGTTTTATTAAAACTACATTAAAAACTGCTTGATATAATCGTCAAAAATTAATGAAATCAAAACAATTAGAAAATACCCAATTAAAATTTAAAAAATTATCTGGTAAAATCCAAATCGATGAAACATTCATTAAAGAAATCCATAAAGGAAATTTCAAATATAAAACTGATCCACGAAGAATTCACCTTGACCCATTCGCAACTAATACTAAATGCTGTATTCAAATGGCAATTGATAATAATAACAATATTTATGTTAAATCCACAAACACCAAACGTTTACAAAAACAATGAGTTATTGAAAATATGAACAAAGAATTAATTAACGAAAATTCAATTATTACTTCTGATATGCAAAAATTATATTTTTTAGTAGCAAAACAAACAAATTCTACTTTATGTGTAACTAAAACAACAATTAATCCTGAAGCTAGTTATCGTAACTTAAATAAAATCAGTAAATTACAATCTAGTCTTAAAGAAGCCTTAATTCATTATCATGGTTTAGGTTTTACTAATATTCAAAATTATTTAAATCTCTGAAAATGAAAATACCAACATAAGGGTTTAACTCCAAACCAACAAACAGCGGTATTATATTTTAATGTATAA
- a CDS encoding transposase family protein: MKFKKNNQISDKNFLRLTGIKHTTFNKMLEILKIEELKKRFRRGRTNKLSLENRILMTLEYWREYRTYFHIAKSYDISESSCYRNIKWIEDTLIKHPNFQQLTGQKSLLKDYFKDKTVIIDVTESQIQRPKKDKNSTTQEKRKNTQ; encoded by the coding sequence ATGAAATTTAAAAAAAATAATCAAATAAGTGATAAAAATTTTTTAAGATTAACTGGTATTAAACATACTACTTTTAATAAAATGCTAGAAATTTTAAAAATAGAAGAATTAAAAAAGAGATTTCGTCGCGGAAGAACCAATAAATTATCATTAGAAAATCGTATTTTAATGACTTTAGAATATTGAAGAGAATATAGAACTTATTTTCATATTGCAAAAAGTTATGATATTAGTGAAAGTAGTTGTTATAGAAATATCAAATGAATTGAAGACACTTTAATAAAACACCCTAATTTTCAACAACTTACTGGTCAAAAATCACTATTAAAAGATTATTTCAAAGATAAGACTGTTATAATTGATGTAACTGAAAGCCAAATCCAACGCCCAAAAAAAGACAAAAACAGCACTACTCAGGAAAAAAGAAAAAACACACAATAA
- a CDS encoding transposase family protein gives MKTQVIIEKDSKKIISSDFSYGKNHDFKILKDSKIKFLPETTVLVDLGYQGIQKINHNVLIPKRKSKKNPLNKEEKQNNERISKMRIVIENVFAILKKFKIISEKYRNRRKRFALRFNLIASIYNLQLLV, from the coding sequence ATAAAAACACAAGTTATAATTGAAAAAGATAGTAAAAAAATTATTAGTTCTGATTTTTCTTATGGTAAAAACCATGACTTTAAAATTTTAAAAGATTCAAAAATTAAATTTTTACCAGAAACAACTGTTTTAGTGGATTTAGGTTATCAAGGCATACAAAAAATTAATCATAATGTTTTAATTCCTAAAAGAAAATCAAAGAAAAACCCTTTAAATAAAGAAGAAAAGCAAAATAATGAGCGAATTTCAAAAATGAGAATTGTTATTGAAAATGTTTTTGCTATACTTAAAAAATTTAAAATTATTAGTGAAAAATATCGAAATCGTAGAAAAAGATTTGCTTTAAGATTTAATTTAATAGCTTCAATTTATAATTTACAACTATTAGTTTAA